In Haloarchaeobius salinus, the sequence GACGAGGTCCAGCTGAAGTACCGCCCGCTGCTCGACGAACTCGAGTGACCCACCCGTGAGCGAGTACCCCAACCGGAACGTCCTCTGGGCCGAGACCCTCGTCGACGAGCTCGCAGCCGGCGGGCTCACCGCGGCGTGCATCGCGCCGGGCAGCCGCTCGACCCCGCTCACGGTCGCCTTCGACGCCCACGACGACATCGAGGCGTTCTCGCACCTCGACGAGCGCTCCGCGGCGTTCTTCGCGCTCGGCCGTGGCCGCCGGACCGGCGAGCCGACTGCGCTCGTCTGCACCTCCGGCACCGCGGCGGCGAACTTCCACCCCACCATCGTCGAGGCGAACCAGGCGCGCGTGCCGCTGCTCGCGTTGACCGCCGACCGCCCGCCCGAGCTGCGGGACTCCGGGGCGAACCAGACCATCGACCAGGAGAAGCTGTACGGGAGGGCGGTGCGCTGGTACCGCGACCTGCCCGAGCCGGAGCCGACGCCGCGGAAGCTCCGCCGGCTGCGAACCGACGCCGCCCGTGCCCTCGCCGAGGCGACGGGAAGCGACGCGGGTCCGGTCCACCTCAACTGCCCGTTCCGCAAGCCGCTGGAGCCCACGCCCGTCGCGGGCGACGTGCCCGAGAACTGGCACGAGGGCGACGAACGCGCGGCGCTGGGGCGCGGTGCCGACGGCACGCCCTACGTCCGTCGACACCAGGGCCGCCCCGAACTCGGCGACGGGGAGCTGTGCGACCTCGCCGACGCGGTCGGCGGGGCCGACTCGGGACTCGTCCTCGCCGGCCCCGCCGACCCGGCGACGCTCGCGGACGACGACTGGCCGGCGGCCGTGGCTGCGCTCTCCGCCGCGACGGGCTTCCCCGTCCTCGCGGACCCGCTCTCCAGCGTCCGCTTCGGCGAGCACGTCGGGTACCGCGACGACGCGACGGTCCTCGGCGGCTACGACGGCTACGTCCACGCGCTCGACCTCGACCCCGATTTCGTCCTCCGGTTCGGCGCGTCGGCGACCTCGAAACCCCTCCGGAAGGCGCTCGCGGAGATCGACGCCCCGCAGGTCATCGTCGACCCGATGGGCGAGTGGCGCGACGCCGAGTTCGTCTGCTCGGACCTGGTCGTCGCCGACCCGACCAGGACCGCGCGGGCGCTCGCTGAAGCCGTCGGAGCGTCTACCGACTCCGACTACGCCGACCGCCTCGCCGACGTGGAATCACGCTACTGGGAGCACGTCGAGGAGTTCATCGCCGACGAGACGCCCGAAGGAGCTATCGCTCACCGCGTGCTCGCCGACGCACCGGACCCTGCCACCGTCTTCGTCTCGAACTCGATGGCGGTCCGGGACGCCGACCGCTTCGGCGTCCCGCGGGACGCAGACCTCACCGTCCTCGCCAATCGGGGCGCGAGCGGCATCGACGGCATCCTGTCTACTGGATTCGGTGCGGGCAGCGCCACCGACGACCCGCTCGTCGTGCTGACGGGTGACCTCGCGTACTACCACGACATGAACGGGCTGCTCGCGCTGGCGCGCTGTGGTGTCGACGCGACCGTCGTCTGCGTGAACAACGACGGCGGCGGCATCTTCCACCTGCTCCCCATCGAGGAGTTCGACCCGCCCTTCACCGAGCAGTTCGTCACACCCCACGGGCTGGACTTCGCGCCGACCGGCGACCTCTACGACCTCTCCTTCCAGCGGGTCGGTCCCGACGAGTTCGCCGACACCTATCGGGAATCGCTCGCGATGGACGGCACGCAGGTCATCGAGGTGCCGTTCGACGCCGGCACTAGCCATCGAGTCCGCGAGCGACTCGCGGACTCGGTGGCCGACCTGTTCTGACCCGTCAGCCGACGACGTGCCTGAACGCCATCGCGTACCAGAACGGGACGACGCAGGCCCCGACGAGGAACACGCTCATCGGCGCGAGCAGGTTCACGCCGACGAACGCGAGCACGAGTGGCAGTCCGACGCTCAGCGCGCCGAAGCCCACCACCGCGACGCGGGGGATGGTCAGCAGGTAGCCGAGCAACAGCAGCGTACACGCCCCGATGACGACGTTGACGAACGGGTTCAGCTGTGGCGAGACGGTGACGTACGCGAGGAACGGGTACATCAGGAACGTCAGCGCGGCGAGCACCAGCGACTGCTGGGAGAGGCTGACCGTGACTGGCTCCTGCTCTAACTCCTCCTCGTCCCAGTCGTGGACGGAGAAGCCGTCCCAGTCGTCCTCCTCGTCGGCGGCGACGTGCTCGCCCTGGCCGCGGGTCTTCCGCCGGGCCGCGCCGTCGAACCCCGACTCCCCTGCGGTCGCGCCGCCGTCGGTCGAGGCGGACGTGGTGCCTGTCGACCTGTCGGTACCGCCGACGTAGTAGCTCCGGTTCGTGCGGTTGCCCTCCCCGGCCTCGCGGTCCGACCCGGGGTACTCCTGCCGCCGGTTCCGGTTGCCGTACGTGCCGTCCGCCCAGCCCCGCCGCTCGTCGCCCGTCGCCCGCTCGCGGCCACGCCTGTCGTCGCCCGTCTCATCGTCGCCAGACTCCTCGCGCGCTCGCCCCCACCCGTCCGCGTCGCCGAACATCCGCTGGTAGGAGTCGTGCCCGAGCCGGTCGTAGCGCGCCCGCTCGTCTGGGTCCGAGAGGATCTCCTCGGCCTCGGCGACGCGCTGGAACGCCTCGGCGGCGTCCGCGCTGTCGTTCAGGTCGGGATGGGTCTCCTTGACCCGCTCGCGATAGGCCGCCGTTATCTCGTCCTGCGTGGCGTCGGTATCGACGCCGAGGACGTCGTAGAACGTCTCCGTCATGCGGTCAGGGGGACCCGAAGTTGGTCGACGTTGGGACGGCACGCCCAAAACAGTTCCTGCTATCGATACGTTCTCGCTCGAAACGTGACCAGCGACCGGTTGGTGCCGCAGGACGTCCGGATGTTGTCGGTGTGTGGGGACACGACTGGACCGATACCGCCCGGGAAGCCCCGCCACCCGTGTGAGTCACAGGCTCTACCAACAGCCAGAAAGCCCCGACGGGCGACGCTCCCGGGACCGCACGGGACTCCCGGGTCGTCCCGCCAGGCCCCCGACTCCAGCGTCTCGGGGCTATCTGGCAGTTCGAGGTGGAATCGAGTCCCACGACTGCAGCGCAAAATCCAGACACCGGACACGGAAGCGAATCTATTTCCGGTGGCCGACCCCACCCCCGTGCATGGTTTCGGAACTGTTCGACCCCGCGCGGTGGGAGGCGATCGACCGCGACTACCGCGACATCACCTACCACCGGGCGACGGCGTCCGGGACGGTCCGCATCGCGTTCGACCGGCCGGACGTGCGCAACGCGTTCCGGCCGGGGACGGTCGACGAGCTGTACGACGCGCTGGACCACGCGAAGCGACAGACCGACGTGGGCTGTGTCCTGCTGACGGGGAACGGCCCGTCGTCGAAGGACGGCGGCTGGGCGTTCTGCTCCGGCGGCGACCAGACGGTGCGCGGCGGCGAGGGCTACGAGTACCGCGACGAGGACGCCGACCGGGAGAGCGCGGCGAAAGGCGGGCGGCTGCACATCCTCGAAGTGCAGCGGCTCATCCGGCATATCCCGAAGCCGGTGCTCTGCGTGGTGCCCGGGTGGGCAGTGGGTGGCGGGCACTCGCTGCACGTGGTCTGTGACATGACCATCGCGAGCGAGGAGCACGGGAAGTTCAAGCAGACGGACCCGGACGTGGCGAGCTTCGACGGCGGCTTCGGGTCGGCCTACCTCGCGAAGCAGGTCGGCCAGAAGAAGGCCCGCGAGATCTTCTTCCTCGGGAAGACGTACGACGCACAGGAGGCCGCCGACATGGGGATGGTGAACGAGGTGGTCCCCCACGACGAGCTTGAGGACGTCGCCCTGGAGTGGGCCGCGGAGATGAACTCCAAGTCGCCGACGGCGATGCGGATGCTCAAGTACGCGTTCAACATGACCGACGACGGGCTGGTCGGCCAGCAGACGTTCGCGGGCGAGGCGACCCGGCTCGCGTACATGACCGACGAGGCACAGGAGGGCCGCGACGCGTTCGTCGAGAACCGCGACCCGGACTTCTCGGAGTACGACTGGCACTACTGACGCAGCCGTCCCGGTTCTTCAGACCGAGAACCCGTCGAACGCCCGGCCGGGTGGCCGTGGCTTCGCGTTCAGCTCCCACTCGACCCCGTAGCGGTCCTCGAAGGTGCAGTGGTGGTCGGCGTTGTACTCGACGGACGCGCCCAGTTCTTCGGCCCGTTCCGCGACCAGCTCGAACGTCGCGGGACTGACCGCGAGCGCGACGTGGTCGACGCGGCCGGTCCCCTCGTGCTCGGCCGGGTCGGCCGCGACGGCGAGGAAGAACCCGTCGCGTCCGAGGAACGACATCGAGGGCTCGATGCCCGCCTCGACCGCCTCGGGCCAGGTCAGGTGGTCGGGGACGGTGCCGGGCTCGCCGTCGCGGTACCCCTCGCGGAACTGCACGCCGAGGTCGAACAGGTCGCGGTAGTAGTCCTCGGCGGCGGGGAGGTCGTCGACGAGCAGGACGAGGTGGTGGAGGCCGTCGATTGCCATACGAGATGCTCGGACGGCCGTGGCCCTAACCGTTGCTCCGCGAGAGAAGAATCCGCGCGTCGGCTCAGGACAGCAGCACCGGCAGCCCGATGGTGACGATGACGCCGACGAGCATGACGACCGCGCCGAAGGCGACCTGGCTCGTCTCGAACTCCTGCATCGGGGAGGTGACCCGTCCCGCGTGCTCCTCGTCGGAGTGGTCGCTGCCGTGCCCGTGGTCGTCGTGCGCGTGGTCGTCTGCTGCGTCGTGCTCCGCCTCGACGCTGTCGGTGTCCTCGCTCATGCCCGGGAGTTGTGCGAGGCCCTACCTGAAACTATCGAACCCTTCCGCCGTCGAAACCGTCAAACCCGCCACGCACGAACGCCGAGGTAGGAAATGGGACTCACGAAGCGCATCATCCCCTGCATCGACGTGGACCTGGACGAGGACGGCAACGCCGCCGTCTACACGGGCGTCAACTTCGAGGACCTCGCGTACACGGGTGACCCCGTCGAGATGGCGCGGCTCTACAACGAGTCGGGCGCGGACGAGTTCGTCTTCCTCGACATCACCGCCTCGGCGGACGGCCGGGAGACGATGCTCGACACCGTGAGCGCGGTGGCCGACGAGGTGTTCATCCCGCTGACCGTCGGCGGGGGCATCCGCACGACCGACGACATCAAGGAGACGCTGCGGGCCGGCGCGGACAAGGTGTCCATCAACTCGGGCGCGCTGGCGAACCCCGAGCTCGTGAACGCCGGGGCGCGGGCGTTCGGCAACCAGTGCATCGTCATCAGCGTCGACGCGCGCCGGCGCTACGACGAGCAAGGCGAGCACTACGCGCAGGTCGATGGGGAGTCCTGCTGGTTCGAGTGCACCGTGAAGGGCGGCCGCGAGGGGACGGGACGCGACGTGGTCGAGTGGGCACAGGAGGCCGCAGAACGCGGCGCGGGCGAGCTGTTCGTCAACTCCATCGACTCGGACGGGACGAAGGACGGCTACGACATCCCGTTGACGAAGGCGGTCTGCGACGCCGTCGACACGCCGGTCATCGCCTCCTCGGGCTGTGGCGGCCCGGAGGACATGTACGAGGTGTTCACCGACGCCGGCGCGGACGCCGCGCTCGCGGCCTCCATCTTCCACTTCGACGAGTACTCCATCGCCGAGGTGAAGGAGTACCTCGACGAGCACGACGTCCCGGTGCGACTGTAGCGTGCCGCACTGCGAGCACTGCCACGCCGACCACCGGTGCCCCGAGAACCGCACGCAGTCGCCGATTCGTCCACCGGCAGTTACTTTCCTGCGCGACCGAAGGTACTGGTAGATGGCGTGGGAGTGCGACGACTGTGGCACGCGGTCGACCTCGCCCCCCTGCGACGCGTGCGGGAGCGAGGCCGGCGAGTACACCGGCTTCGTCTGGGTCTGTCCGGAGTGCGGTCGCCAGTCCGCGAAGAACAACCCGCCGTGTCCCCGCTGTGGCGGGATGGACCTCGAGCAGCGCCGCCCCGACTACAGCGATATCGACGACGAGATCTCGGTGCCGGGCTACGCCCAGCTCGCGAAGCCGCTCGTCCCGCTCTTCCTGGTCGTCGCGATAGTCGTCGCGCTGTTCGCGACGGGCGTCGTCCCGCTTCCCGAGGACCTCGACGTGGCGCTGAACGGCCCGCGCGTCGTCGACGCGCCCGGCTCCGCGGACGAGGCCGGCGGGCTGAACCTCTCCGACGTGGAGCGTGGGATGCTGGACCGCGTCGACGAGTACCGCACCGAGCGCGGCGAGTCGGCGCTCGACCGCGACGGGACCCTCGCCGACATGGCGACGTTCGCCAACCAGCGCGAGGTCGCCGGCGACTACGACGGCGGCAGGGTGGTCGGCGGCCTGCGAGACTTCTCGCCGGAGTGCCAGCCGGCGATCTTCCTGCTCGGCTCGACCGACGGCGGCGGCGCGACCATCGACGACTTCGAGAACGAATCCGCCGCCGCGGGGGCACTGTTCGACGTGCTCGTCGCGGACCTCGAGGGCTCCACGACGCTCACCGACGCGACCGACGCCCACGCGGTCGACATCCACGTCGCTCCCGACGGGCGGATCTACGCCGCGTACGCGGTCTGCTGACGCGACGACCCCGAGAACAGTAGAACCTACGCCGCCTGCTCGAACGCGTTCCGGAACGCGCCGGTCTTCTCCTGGACGCGCTGTGCGCCCGCCTGCAGCGCGTCGATGGGGTCGACGCCGTCCTCGGTCTTGACCGTGAGGATGGGCTCTGTCTGTCCACCGGACTGCTCGGGGTTCACGTCGTAGGTCGCGGCGGCGACGCCCTCCGTCTCCAGCAGCGCGCCCTTGAGGACGTTCATGAACGTGTGGTCCTCGCCTGCGATCTCGACGCGGAGTTCCTGCTCGAGGTTCTCCGTGACGGTGAGTTCCATGTGCCTTCGTGGTCGTCCGGCGCGTTTACAGGTTTCGGAACCGAGCGCAGCAGAATCTGTTTCTGGTGGTGTTCTCGGGGGCAGCGTGAACTGGGACCCTACTGTAAACAGCCAGAAAGCCCCTGCTCGCTCGACTCCCGCGACTCGCTGCGGTCCTCACTCCGTTGCGGTTCTTGCTTCGTCGGGGTTCGTCGAGCGAGCCGCCCCTTTCAGTCCCACCCACCGCGACCACACCGCACCTCAGACCTCCCCAACCGATTCGCTCAGTCGCTAGCGCTCCATCGCTCATCCCTCGCGCGAACGTCAGCGAGCGGCCTCGCGTTGCTCGGCACGCTCGCCAGCCGCGCGCCTGCCGGCTGGTCGGATATCGAGAACGAGAGAACTATCGGACTCAGAAACCGAGAACGAGTCGGCTCACCACGTCCCGTGGAACGTGTCGAACTCCAGCGCGTCCAGCGGTTCCTCGCCGATGGCGATGCGGTACTCCTGCGGCGTGAGCATCGGCTTGTGGAACTGCGGGCCGTCGTCGGTGGTGATGCGCGGACAGCCGGTGTTGACGAAGGCGTCCATGTCGAAGTTCCGGAGGCGGTCCGGGGTGACCTCGTCCATGGTGATGAGGTAGGCGTCGTCGTTGTTGTCGACGATCTCCTCGGCCTGGTCCCAGCGGCCCTGGCCGATCTTCGTACAGAAGATGACGCCGAACTTCTCGGCGTCCATGGCGCGGTGGACGGCACCGTAACGCTGCTTCATGAACTTCTCCGTGTCCGCGACGGTGAGCACGTTGTTGACGGGGTCGGCGATGACGACCTTCTTGTCGGGGTGCTCCATCGCCAGCCCGAGGGGGTGGAACTTGCCGCCGCCGACGTAGAGGATCTGGTCGGCGTCGATGTCCGCGGAGGCGTAGTTGCAGCCGAGCACCTGTCCCTCGTGGGTGAGCCGGTCGTCGCCCTTGCGCGTGTGGACGGTGTAGCCGGCGTCCTCCAGGTGCTCGCGCATCTCCTCGAAGCGGTTCATGTGCTGGGCGGTGGTGACGAGACCCACGTCGTCGCCCTCGAGCTCCTCGTCGATGGCGCGGTCGACGCTGGGGAGCACTTCGACGTTGGAGAACAGCGGGACGTAGATGATCTTCTCGGACTCCTTCATCGGGGAGTGGCCGAAGTGGACGAACACGTCGGTGCGGCGCATCAGGTAGGTGTCGAGGTCGCACGCGCCGTAGCAGGGCTGTCCGGAGATGAGGACGGTGACGTCGTCGGGGAGGATCTCGCGGAGGTCGTCGGCGACCCGCGGGCCGCGACGTTTCAGTCCCTCGGGGAACTGGAGGCCGACCTTGTCGGCGTCGCGTTCCTCGACCGCGTCGACGATGCGGTCGAGCTCGTAGTCCCACTCGCGGTCGTGCTTGAGGGACATGCCCGTGTTCCGGAGGTCGCCCTCGGAGTACGATTCCTGGCTCATTGGACCGGATTAGCCGGCACGGACGGTTAACTTCGACGGTTCGGAACGGTCACGAGAACCGGCGAGATACCGTCAGGAGACGTCGACGAGGCGGAACGCCGCCTCGAAGTCGGTCGTGTCGAAGCTGCCCTGGAGGGTGCGGGTCTCGTCGCGGAGCTGTGCGAGTCGGCTGTGGTCGGTGGTCGTCGCGCGCCGTGCCGCGGCGACGAACGCGTCGAGCCGTTCGAAGTAGACCGCACGCGTCGCGAGGTGGTCCACCGTCGCGCGCAGGTCGTCCGGGGCGACCGGGGCCCCGAGGTGTGCGTCGTGAGGGGCCGTAGGCGGGCGTTCGCCGCCGAGGGAGACCAGCGCACAGCCCGGCGCGCGCTCTGTGAGTGTCTCGAGGAGCGCCCGGTGCGAGCGGCTCCGGACCCGGCCGGCGACAGCGGCGACGGACGCCCGCTTGGCCGTCGCGAGCACCTCGTCCAGGACGCCGGTGGCGACCACGTCGTACGGGCCGCCGTCGAGCGCCGCCCGGTAGCGTTCGCGCGTCAGTTCCTCCTCGGCGGCGACCAGTACCGTCGGGCTCCGGCGTGACATCGTAGCTTGCACTCCGGACCGTGCATACATCAAGTGCTCATTCCGTTCAACGTTCGTTCAGACCGTTTAACGTGCCGTTAGCGCGGTCGAGACGCGAAGGACCGTGAGAACGTCGATGCTCCGGCAGGTTGAAACACGTCCACTCCCAATCGGTGCGCATGAGCATCGAGACGAGTGGTGAGAGCACCGAGGCGTCGGACTCCGTCGAGCAGCGAGCGCGCGAACTCGGCCGTGCGCTCCGTGACCTGCCGGAGTACGAGCGCTTCGACGAGGCCCAGGCCGCCGTCGAGGCCAGCGAGGAGGCACAGGCGAAGATCGAGGAGTTCGAGCAGGTGCGCCAGGAGTTCATGCTCGCGCGCCAGACCGGTCAGGCGTCCCAGGAGGACCTCGAGGAGCTCCAGGACACCCAGGAGGAGCTCCACGACATCCCCGTGATGGCGGAGTACCTCGAGGCCCAGAACGAGCTCGACGCCCGGCTGGAGCGCGTCAACAGCACCATCTCCGCCGAGCTCGGCCTGGACTTCGCCGACGAGGCGAGTGGCTGCTGTAACGACTAGTCGAGGCTGTTCTTCGCCGGTGCGTGATCTCGGTCGGACGAGTAGTGGCCGGAAGAGACACGCTTTTGGTCGCAGCGCAACCCGGTTCCGGTATGTTCGTCCTCGTCAACCTGAAGGCGTACCCGTGTGACCCCGTCGAGGTCGCGACCGCGGCGGCGAACGCGGCCGACGACAGCGGCGTCCGCATCGGCGTCGCACCGCAGGCGACCCATCTCGAGGCGGTGGCGGAGACCGGTGTCGAGACCTGGGGCCAGCACGTCGACCCCGTCGAACCCGGGAGTCGGACCGGCCACACGCTCGCCGAGACCGTCGCCGACGCCGGCGCGACGGGCACGCTCGTCAACCACTCGGAGTACCGCGTGAAGCTCGCGGACCTCGACGGCGCTGTTCGGGCGGCCGAGCGCGCCGGGCTGGAGACGGTCGTCTGTGCGAACAACCCGGCGCAGGTCGGCGCGGCGGCCGCGCTCGGTCCCGACGCCGTGGCGGTCGAGCCGCCGGAGCTCATCGGTACCGGCACGCCCGTCAGCCAGGCCGACCCCGACATCGTCGAGGACGCGGTCGCGGCCGCGGCGGCGGTCGACCCCGACGTCGACGTGTTCTGCGGGGCCGGTATCTCGACGGGCGAGGACCTCGCCGCGGCGGCGGACCTCGGCGCGTCCGGCGTCCTGCTGGCTTCGGGCGTCGCGAAGGCCGACGACCCGCGGGCCGCGCTCGACGACCTCGTCGAACCGCTCTGAACTCGCAACCACATTCCGGTTGTACGTGACAACGATGAAAATAATTAAGTCAGTAGCTGTTGGAATAAAGCCCGATGGGTGCGAGAGAACGGGTGACGAAGTTCGCGTCGGTGAACGTCGACGCGGCGGCCCGCGCAATCGCCGAGGTGGGAGGTATCGGACGCCGGCAGGAGCCAGCGCTGTCGCCCGACGTCTGCCGGAACTGCGGTGACGACGGTGCCAGCGAACGAGCCATCGTCCCGGAGTGTGACCACGAGTGGAACGCCATCGCTCTCTGTCCGGACTGTGCCGCCGACCGGACCGAGGGCGGTTCGCGGGCGGACTGCGGCGGGCTCCCGGTCGACCGCGACCGCGTGATCGACCGCGACGACGGTCGCTGCCGGGGGTGTGGGGTGCGCGAGGCGCTCGTCGTCGGCGACGTGCTCCACCTGCACGCGGTCGTCCCCGTCGCAACGGGCGGGCACCGACACGTCCACAACGTGGTCGCGCTCTGTCCGATCTGTCACGAACGCGTCCACGACCGTGGGTAAGGATTTAGTAGCCGACCAGCGAGGTACCGCCATGGCCGAAGAGCAGGTGTTCGTCTCCCACGCGCCGTCGGATATCGACCTCGTCCAGGAGCTGTTCTCGACGGTCCAGAACCTGTACCTCGACGTCCACATCGCGCTGGAGGAGATCGAGCCCGGTCGGAGCCGGCAGGACCTCGAGGGCAGGCTCGCCAACAGCGACCTGCTCGTCGCGGTCCTCAGCGACGAGGGCGCGACGAACGGCTGGGTGAACCAGGAGATCGGCTACGCGGTCGCCAAGGGGATTCCTATCCTGCCGCTGTACACCGAGGGTGTCGAGCCCGACGGCTACCTCCAGCGTCACGAGCGAGTCGAGCTCGACCCCGACGAGATGGACGTGTCGGTGTTCAACCTGCTCTGTCGACTGCGGTCGGAGCTCGCTCCGCTGGGTACCCTCTCGACGCCGAACTGGTTCGTCCGCTTCCCGTGTAACTTCGAGAGCTGCGGTACGGCGGTGACCCTCGACATCGGGGAGACCCAGAAGAAGCTCTGGCAGATGTACGACCACAATCAGGCGCTGGTGGCGACCTGCGAGGAGTGCGACGCGGGGTACTTCTTCAACCCGGCGACGCTCGGCTACGTGCGCCGCGAGGACCCGGTCTAGAACTCGTCCTGCAGGCGGTCGTAGGCGGCCTGCACCCGCTTGAACTCGGCTCGCGAGCCGTCGGCCCGGTCGGGGTGGGCCTGTTTGACCCGGCTGATGTACGCGTCGCGGAGGTCGTCGGCGTCCTCGAAGCCCGACGCACCGAGCACCTCGTAGGCCTCGGCCCGGCGCATCCGGACGTCCTTGACGATGCCGTCGTCGCGGGCCTGCTCCATGCAGTCCGGACAGAACTTCTCCGTGCGGTCGTCGACCGTGACGACGCGGTAGAGCTCGATGGAGTACCAGTCGTTGCACTGCTGGCAGAGGTTGCGCTGGCGGCTCGCCTTCGAGGGTTCCTTGGACTCGAGTTCGGCCGCCGTCTCCGCCTCGTTCTCCTCCTGACGGCGGGCGTCGGAGCCGTCGCCGCTCGACGGAGCGTGTTCGGCACACGAGGCACAGCAGAGTACGCTCGTCCCGTCGGAGAGGATGACCTCCTCGAGCTCGGAGACGAGGTGCTCCTCGGTGCAGCCGTCGCACTCGCGGCGTCGCTGGTCGATGTCGGAGCCGTTGTCGCCGACCGTCTCCGCGTACTCGCGGCACTCGGGGCAGCAGACGGCCCGCGACCCACCCGGCATCGTGACCGCATGGAGGTTGTCGAGGGAGAACTCGCGGTCACAGCCTTCACAGGCGTGTCGTTCGACCACAGCCATCGAATGGGTCAAACGGATTCATCCTATATTAGTGTTCAGCCTTCGTGGAAGGAAACCGGCCGGTGTCCCGTCGGTGAGGTGGCCCGTCGTGGGGGAACTGACAGTGAACGCAAATGTGAGCGCGGGCGAACTGGGGAGGTGTCGACCGCCGACCCGAGAGCGAGGCAACGACAGTAGCTATTTCTTCCGTGCGATAGAAGTCGGAGCTATGACAGCCACGGATTCGACGGACGGAGGGGGCTCGGAGTTCGACTGGCTGAGCCTCGACGAGGACGAGGAGATCATCTGGTCGGGCAACCCGCATCCGATGAGCATCGTCCCCGCGCTCATCTTCGGGGTGCCACTCATCATCCTGCTCGTCGGTATCGCCATCATCGTCGCCGCGTACCTGTGGCGCGAGAACACCGAGTACGTCGTCACGACCGACGGCCTCTACACGAAGTCCGGCGTGTTCTCGCGGAACGTCCAGCGCGTCGACTTCGACAAGGTCCAGAACATCTCGTTCAGCCAGGGCGTCGTCGGGAACTACTTCGGCTACGGCAACGTCGACATCTCGACCGCGGGCGGCTCCGGCGTCGAGATGCAGTTCCAGTCCGTCGCAGACCCGAAGTCGGTCCAGGAGCGCATCAACCGGCTCATCAAGGAGAACCGGCGTGGCAGCGACCGCCCCGAGGACGAACCCGAGAAGGGCCAGGTGCTGGACGAGATCCTCACCGAGCTGCGGGCGATGCGCGAGACGTTCGAGCGCATCGAGGGACACGATGGCGGCGGCGAGACCCCCGACGGCGCTGGCCAGCCTCGGCAGGGCACGTCCCGGGGGACGGCGGCCGACGGTCCGGGTGACGACCCGGACGGACGATGAGCCGCGACTGGCTCACGCTGGAGGACGACGAGGCGGTGCTCTGGGAGGCCTCGCCCCGGATCCAGAGCATCATCCCGGCGCTGTTCGTCGGGCTGGTGATCGTCGTCGTTCCGGCAGGGATGGCCCTGCTCGCGCCGGACACGTTCCCGGTACCGGTGTGGCCGGTCGCCCTGCTCGGCGTCGTCCCGCCGGTGCTCGCGTACGTCTGGATCAGCAACGTCGAGTTCGTCGTGACGAATCGCCGTTGTTACCGAAAGCAGGGTGTGCTCTCGCGGGACGTGCTCGCCGTCGGCTTCGAGAGCGTCCAGAACAGCTCGTACGAGCAGGGCGTGTTCGGGACCCTGTTCGGCCACGGCACGGTCTCCGTCGACACGGCGGGCGGGATGGGGACCGAGCTCCGGTTCTGGAACATCGAGGACCCGCGCTCCGTCCAGAACCTCGTGCTCGACCAGCGCGAGGCGTTCGACGGGGACGACGACGAGCTGCCGGGCACGGTCGAGCAGTGGCAGGCGGTGCTCGCGGAGGTACGACGGCTGAGACGGGCGGCAGAACGGTACGAACGGTCGTCCCGCTAGAACCGCATCGGGACGTGACAGATGGGATCTGCGGGCCGCCCGAGAGACGACTGGATGGTGTGGATGGGGTCGGGTGGCCCGCAGTGTCGAGATGGCG encodes:
- a CDS encoding YlbF family regulator, which gives rise to MSIETSGESTEASDSVEQRARELGRALRDLPEYERFDEAQAAVEASEEAQAKIEEFEQVRQEFMLARQTGQASQEDLEELQDTQEELHDIPVMAEYLEAQNELDARLERVNSTISAELGLDFADEASGCCND
- the dph2 gene encoding diphthamide biosynthesis enzyme Dph2 yields the protein MSQESYSEGDLRNTGMSLKHDREWDYELDRIVDAVEERDADKVGLQFPEGLKRRGPRVADDLREILPDDVTVLISGQPCYGACDLDTYLMRRTDVFVHFGHSPMKESEKIIYVPLFSNVEVLPSVDRAIDEELEGDDVGLVTTAQHMNRFEEMREHLEDAGYTVHTRKGDDRLTHEGQVLGCNYASADIDADQILYVGGGKFHPLGLAMEHPDKKVVIADPVNNVLTVADTEKFMKQRYGAVHRAMDAEKFGVIFCTKIGQGRWDQAEEIVDNNDDAYLITMDEVTPDRLRNFDMDAFVNTGCPRITTDDGPQFHKPMLTPQEYRIAIGEEPLDALEFDTFHGTW
- a CDS encoding PH domain-containing protein — translated: MSRDWLTLEDDEAVLWEASPRIQSIIPALFVGLVIVVVPAGMALLAPDTFPVPVWPVALLGVVPPVLAYVWISNVEFVVTNRRCYRKQGVLSRDVLAVGFESVQNSSYEQGVFGTLFGHGTVSVDTAGGMGTELRFWNIEDPRSVQNLVLDQREAFDGDDDELPGTVEQWQAVLAEVRRLRRAAERYERSSR
- a CDS encoding HNH endonuclease, whose amino-acid sequence is MGARERVTKFASVNVDAAARAIAEVGGIGRRQEPALSPDVCRNCGDDGASERAIVPECDHEWNAIALCPDCAADRTEGGSRADCGGLPVDRDRVIDRDDGRCRGCGVREALVVGDVLHLHAVVPVATGGHRHVHNVVALCPICHERVHDRG
- a CDS encoding toll/interleukin-1 receptor domain-containing protein; translated protein: MAEEQVFVSHAPSDIDLVQELFSTVQNLYLDVHIALEEIEPGRSRQDLEGRLANSDLLVAVLSDEGATNGWVNQEIGYAVAKGIPILPLYTEGVEPDGYLQRHERVELDPDEMDVSVFNLLCRLRSELAPLGTLSTPNWFVRFPCNFESCGTAVTLDIGETQKKLWQMYDHNQALVATCEECDAGYFFNPATLGYVRREDPV
- the tpiA gene encoding triose-phosphate isomerase; translation: MFVLVNLKAYPCDPVEVATAAANAADDSGVRIGVAPQATHLEAVAETGVETWGQHVDPVEPGSRTGHTLAETVADAGATGTLVNHSEYRVKLADLDGAVRAAERAGLETVVCANNPAQVGAAAALGPDAVAVEPPELIGTGTPVSQADPDIVEDAVAAAAAVDPDVDVFCGAGISTGEDLAAAADLGASGVLLASGVAKADDPRAALDDLVEPL
- a CDS encoding PH domain-containing protein, with the protein product MTATDSTDGGGSEFDWLSLDEDEEIIWSGNPHPMSIVPALIFGVPLIILLVGIAIIVAAYLWRENTEYVVTTDGLYTKSGVFSRNVQRVDFDKVQNISFSQGVVGNYFGYGNVDISTAGGSGVEMQFQSVADPKSVQERINRLIKENRRGSDRPEDEPEKGQVLDEILTELRAMRETFERIEGHDGGGETPDGAGQPRQGTSRGTAADGPGDDPDGR
- a CDS encoding J domain-containing protein, which codes for MAVVERHACEGCDREFSLDNLHAVTMPGGSRAVCCPECREYAETVGDNGSDIDQRRRECDGCTEEHLVSELEEVILSDGTSVLCCASCAEHAPSSGDGSDARRQEENEAETAAELESKEPSKASRQRNLCQQCNDWYSIELYRVVTVDDRTEKFCPDCMEQARDDGIVKDVRMRRAEAYEVLGASGFEDADDLRDAYISRVKQAHPDRADGSRAEFKRVQAAYDRLQDEF